Proteins from a single region of Trichomycterus rosablanca isolate fTriRos1 chromosome 16, fTriRos1.hap1, whole genome shotgun sequence:
- the LOC134330109 gene encoding zinc finger protein 501-like isoform X1 gives MNSSYSWVIYRSGQGEGYIDAKRETHANWMRFVNCARNDEEQNLVAFQYRGGIFYRCCRAIRAGQELLVWYSEDYAKDLSSVFDFLWNRKCSTHGLNDSRLLFSHDDERVGLINLEGINYGSVTPPTTSSIHPELGNTSGEQLQKEGGGKGVAVQSHRQQHRRIHEGEKPYECSLCGKTFTYQSTLQRHQHIHTKEKPYVCSHCGKSFSQQSTLQRHRRIHTGEKPYKCSHCEKSFTQQSTLQRHERIHTGEKPYRCLDCGKSFTQHVHFQTHQRIHVGEKPYHCMQCAKSFLNKSHLQQHQHIHTGEKPYQCSQCGKSFTKRSNLKAHQRIHTGLKPYRCPDCGKSFTRAINLQQHQNVHSGVKPYYCAQCGRSFSQKIHLLTHQSIHTGEKPYHCLHCDKSFSDKGSLKQHQSIHTGEKLHHCSLCSKSFRVRGHLTIHQRTHTGEKPYNCSLCGKSFIQASHLQRHQNIHTGESRCPCPQCGKSFSDRGTLRKHQRIHTGEKPYHCSQCGKSFTYVETCKKHKCVGTAGSS, from the exons ATGAACAGCAGCTACTCGTGGGTG ATCTACAGGAGTGGGCAGGGTGAGGGCTACATAGATGCCAAGAGAGAGACACACGCCAACTGGATGAG GTTTGTGAATTGTGCTCGTAACGATGAAGAACAGAATCTGGTGGCGTTTCAGTATCGAGGGGGAATTTTCTACCGCTGCTGTCGAGCCATCAGAGCAGGACAGGAGCTCTTGGTGTGGTACAGTGAGGACTACGCTAAAGATCTCAGCAGTGTGTTTGATTTCCTCTGGAACAGAAAGTGCTCCACACACG GACTGAATGATTCCCGGTTGCTCTTCAGTCACGATGATGAACGTGTTGGGCTGATAAACCTGGAGGGAATAAATTACGGCTCCGTGACGCCCCCCACCACCAGCTCCATCCATCCAGAGCTCGGGAACACCTCCGGCGAACAGCTTCAGAAGGAAGGTGGCGGGAAGGGCGTGGCCGTACAGAGTCATCGACaacagcaccggcgcattcacgaGGGAGAGAAACCGTACGAGTGCTCGCTGTGCGGGAAGACCTTCACCTACCAGAGCACTCTCCAGcgtcaccagcacattcacaccaaAGAAAAACCGTACGTCTGCTCGCACTGCGGCAAGAGCTTCTCCCAGCAGAGCACGCTCCAGcggcaccggcgcattcacaccggggaGAAACCCTACAAGTGCTCGCACTGTGAGAAGAGCTTCACTCAGCAGAGCACGCTCCAGCGGCACGAGCGCATCCACACCGGGGAGAAACCCTACCGGTGCCTGGACTGCGGCAAGAGCTTCACTCAGCACGTTCACTTTCAaacgcaccagcgcattcacgtCGGAGAGAAGCCCTACCACTGCATGCAGTGCGCGAAGAGCTTCCTCAACAAGAGTCACCTCCAGcagcaccagcacattcacacgggagagaaaccctaccagtgctcgcagtgtgggaagagcttcaccAAACGCAGCAACCTCAAAgcgcaccagcgcattcacacaggactGAAGCCGTATCGGTGCCCGGACTGCGGGAAGAGCTTCACCCGGGCGATTAACCTCCAGCAGCACCAGAACGTCCACTCGGGAGTGAAGCCGTATTACTGCGCTCAGTGTGGCAGGAGCTTCTCTCAGAAGATTCACCTGCTGACGCACCAgagcattcacaccggagagaaaccctacCACTGCCTGCACTGCGACAAGAGCTTCTCAGACAAGGGTTCCCTCAAACAGCACCAgagcattcacaccggagaaaaGCTGCACCACTGCTCGCTGTGCAGCAAGAGCTTCAGGGTTCGAGGTCACCTGACCATACACCAGCGcactcacaccggagagaaaccctacAACTGTTCACTGTGTGGCAAGAGCTTCATACAGGCCAGTCACCTGCAGCGACACCAGAACATTCACACCGGGGAGAGTCGCTGCCCGTGCCCGCAGTGCGGCAAGAGCTTCAGCGACCGAGGGACACTCAggaagcaccagcgcattcacacaggagagaaaccctaCCATTGCTCccagtgtggaaagagcttcaCGTACGTGGAGACCTGTAAGAAACACAAGTGCGTCGGTACGGCCGGTAGCTCATGA
- the LOC134330109 gene encoding zinc finger protein 501-like isoform X2: MRFVNCARNDEEQNLVAFQYRGGIFYRCCRAIRAGQELLVWYSEDYAKDLSSVFDFLWNRKCSTHGLNDSRLLFSHDDERVGLINLEGINYGSVTPPTTSSIHPELGNTSGEQLQKEGGGKGVAVQSHRQQHRRIHEGEKPYECSLCGKTFTYQSTLQRHQHIHTKEKPYVCSHCGKSFSQQSTLQRHRRIHTGEKPYKCSHCEKSFTQQSTLQRHERIHTGEKPYRCLDCGKSFTQHVHFQTHQRIHVGEKPYHCMQCAKSFLNKSHLQQHQHIHTGEKPYQCSQCGKSFTKRSNLKAHQRIHTGLKPYRCPDCGKSFTRAINLQQHQNVHSGVKPYYCAQCGRSFSQKIHLLTHQSIHTGEKPYHCLHCDKSFSDKGSLKQHQSIHTGEKLHHCSLCSKSFRVRGHLTIHQRTHTGEKPYNCSLCGKSFIQASHLQRHQNIHTGESRCPCPQCGKSFSDRGTLRKHQRIHTGEKPYHCSQCGKSFTYVETCKKHKCVGTAGSS, translated from the exons ATGAG GTTTGTGAATTGTGCTCGTAACGATGAAGAACAGAATCTGGTGGCGTTTCAGTATCGAGGGGGAATTTTCTACCGCTGCTGTCGAGCCATCAGAGCAGGACAGGAGCTCTTGGTGTGGTACAGTGAGGACTACGCTAAAGATCTCAGCAGTGTGTTTGATTTCCTCTGGAACAGAAAGTGCTCCACACACG GACTGAATGATTCCCGGTTGCTCTTCAGTCACGATGATGAACGTGTTGGGCTGATAAACCTGGAGGGAATAAATTACGGCTCCGTGACGCCCCCCACCACCAGCTCCATCCATCCAGAGCTCGGGAACACCTCCGGCGAACAGCTTCAGAAGGAAGGTGGCGGGAAGGGCGTGGCCGTACAGAGTCATCGACaacagcaccggcgcattcacgaGGGAGAGAAACCGTACGAGTGCTCGCTGTGCGGGAAGACCTTCACCTACCAGAGCACTCTCCAGcgtcaccagcacattcacaccaaAGAAAAACCGTACGTCTGCTCGCACTGCGGCAAGAGCTTCTCCCAGCAGAGCACGCTCCAGcggcaccggcgcattcacaccggggaGAAACCCTACAAGTGCTCGCACTGTGAGAAGAGCTTCACTCAGCAGAGCACGCTCCAGCGGCACGAGCGCATCCACACCGGGGAGAAACCCTACCGGTGCCTGGACTGCGGCAAGAGCTTCACTCAGCACGTTCACTTTCAaacgcaccagcgcattcacgtCGGAGAGAAGCCCTACCACTGCATGCAGTGCGCGAAGAGCTTCCTCAACAAGAGTCACCTCCAGcagcaccagcacattcacacgggagagaaaccctaccagtgctcgcagtgtgggaagagcttcaccAAACGCAGCAACCTCAAAgcgcaccagcgcattcacacaggactGAAGCCGTATCGGTGCCCGGACTGCGGGAAGAGCTTCACCCGGGCGATTAACCTCCAGCAGCACCAGAACGTCCACTCGGGAGTGAAGCCGTATTACTGCGCTCAGTGTGGCAGGAGCTTCTCTCAGAAGATTCACCTGCTGACGCACCAgagcattcacaccggagagaaaccctacCACTGCCTGCACTGCGACAAGAGCTTCTCAGACAAGGGTTCCCTCAAACAGCACCAgagcattcacaccggagaaaaGCTGCACCACTGCTCGCTGTGCAGCAAGAGCTTCAGGGTTCGAGGTCACCTGACCATACACCAGCGcactcacaccggagagaaaccctacAACTGTTCACTGTGTGGCAAGAGCTTCATACAGGCCAGTCACCTGCAGCGACACCAGAACATTCACACCGGGGAGAGTCGCTGCCCGTGCCCGCAGTGCGGCAAGAGCTTCAGCGACCGAGGGACACTCAggaagcaccagcgcattcacacaggagagaaaccctaCCATTGCTCccagtgtggaaagagcttcaCGTACGTGGAGACCTGTAAGAAACACAAGTGCGTCGGTACGGCCGGTAGCTCATGA